The sequence tcctCGAAGCAAAAGTTGAGgaacatgcatgttttttttgaaTGCAAAGGCTTGCAGATCCAAGCAAAAGACTGGTCTGCTGCCTGACATGACTATATCTAGATGTCATTTATTAATGGCCATAGTTAGGAgagtaatttaaattaattctgtCTCACATGTAGCTTCCAGATCTAAGTctttcctcttgtttttgttcaaattaatttaaacttgTCTGTAAATTCTATAATATGTCCTGTTTGTCCAATCCATCTTGTATTACacaaatttatttgtatttgtaagatCTTGTTTAATGCAACATATTTCCCAGTATTTTATAGTAACAGTTATTGTAATGATACTATTAGATATACAGCTGGTGTTTGAAAGGATTGTATTTTCTGATCAAATCTTTTGGGAATCATTAAATACTGAATGGGCTTTATTTGGCCTCCATTTCCAAAGAgctgtgtctgttttttattttaagcccAAGAAATCGATCTGATTATAGAATTATCTGGATcactttaaaaaagaattaaaaaattgatccagataataaaataaatacagcagcagtctaaaaatacaataaagattgttttttttgagactgctgacaaaaatgaataaagtgtGACCTCTGTTGGCGATTGTAATGAAAAATACTTGCGGATGTAAAaccaattttaaaatatttaaaaatactctataaaaatgtaatcatacttgtttttaaattataggAGTGTAtttaattcatccatccatccatccatccatccatccatccatccatccatcttctacagTTTAttcgtagtcgggtcgcgggggcagcagtttcaacagggagccccaaacttcctttgataaatttttaatttcatcagatttatttgatgaaattaaatataatatttccTTCCCACCACTGGTCATctaatttataatttacataCAAAACCATggtgttataaaaaaaaaaataaattcttcaaTTTCCGAAGTTCAGGAACCCACCGAAAAGGGAAGGAGCGTGACGTCATCTGAacagagtccccccccccccgttaaaTATGTGACGTAGTGGGCAATATGGCGGCTCCCCTCTCCACAAGGAAATTTTGGAAGCCGGGTAAGATTAACAAAAATCTCACCAAGATATTTGATGTGTTTAAAGTGTTTAATGACGCTAAGTGGCTCTTATGACGTGAACTCGATCCGTCCGGGTCCGGCCGCTGCTGCTGCGTTCAGGGCCGCTGCGTAATCTCGGCATCCAGCtcggctaacgttagcaccGCGGTTAGTCAAAGCTGCCACAATAAAACAGCTGTGATGCGGAATGTACAAAAGCTGCTGTGAATGCATCACAGCTGTGAATGCATCACAGCTGTGAATGCATCACAGCAGTGAATGCATCACAGCTGTGAATGCATCACAGCAGTGAATGCATCAGAGTGCTGCGGCACGTTAAAACTGACCGTCGTCCTGAAGCCTCAACCTGCTCACACTAAACGAAAGCATCTCTTCTTCACATTCATCATCCGTTCGCCTTCAGGGACCGAGGCACCGGGGATCTCAGAGGAGCGGGAGCTGAACACGGAGACCACCGGCTCCCCCATCATCTTCAACCCGCACACCAGCCTCTCCATAGAGAAGCAGCGACAGAAACTCCCCGTCTTTAAGGTTCCAGTCCCTCTAAGCCTGAACGGAACCCTCCTGGGGGAAGGGGTTCGGTTcaggaaacatttttctgttcagGGTGGTTCTATGTTTGTCATCAAACTCCTTATTTCTGCTTTTCCTAACCAGCACAGAAACAATATCTTATACCTGGTGGAGAGCTACCAGACTGTCATCATCGTGGGGGAGACGGGATGTGGGAAGACAACACAGATACCTCAGGTCAGCAGACACGTGTTCAACATTTATTACAGTAGAATGAAAAAGCATGCTCTGATCTGAGTAAATATTCCAGATCTATTGATCCCGAATGTTCAAAATCACAAGATCACTAGTGCTGAATACTCAGGAATGGATGAAGTTAGTGGAAGAAAGAAGTTATGCAGGTTTCCACTTGTTAATGAAATGCTTAAAATTGcccaaattacaaaataaccCAAAACCCTTCTCTAGTACGTGAGAGATGTGTACGTAAAAGACAACTTTTGAATTATGGTTTGATCAGAGACAAATCACATAAATTacacttttaaaaatagaaataaaaaaggacaAACTAAACTTCtcaacagatgaaaacaaccaCTTtagcattgaaaaaaaaagttctgaaatgaaatgtgacagacTGATACAAGAAAGGAAACGTTCCTATATCCCTAACCTCACTTTTTTCATGGTTGGTAATAAAATGACTGAAgtagatgatgaagatgaacagcATTAATGAAACGACTGAGATAAATAATGAGTCCAACTTCAAGAGGCAGGTTTTAATTTTCAGGGAGTCAAGGTAGGACATCATTTGGGTTTTGGAGTCCTATTTAATctcattcttcttctctgatCCACCCTCTGACTTCTTCCAGTACCTGGTGGAGGCTGGATGGGCGACCGAGGGGAAGGTGATCGGAGTGACGCAGCCTCGCCGTGTGGCTGCCATCTCCGTAAGTCGACGTCTGCTGAAGTCATTTCAATGCGAGACATTTAGTACACCTTTAAAGTCACatattcttttctatttttctccGTCCTTCCTCCTGATAGGTAGCGAACCGCGTGGCGGATGAGCGAGGGGCCCTGCTGGGACACGAGGTGGGCTACACCATCCGATTTGATGACTGCTCTGATCCCCACGCCACAAGGATCAAGGTACTCCCACAGCAGACGTGTGACGTGTTCATTCTAAGGGATCCTGTGTTTCCGTCCAGTAAATCCTTAATCCTGTTTTACTGCAGTTCGTTACAGACGGGATGCTGGTGCGTGAGATGATGGCGGATCCTCTCTTGAAAAAATACAGGTACGTGATTGCGAATAAGACGGTACGTGTGTCAGTAGTGTGCGCACCAGTGTTTTTCCTGGTTTAAAAAACGTCTTGGGTGTGATTATAAGATGTGTGGACCCGTTTCTGTTTCAACACCAGCTTGGATCGCTCTAATGCTTTTTATTGCGTTCTTCCCATCAGCGTGCTGATGCTAGATGAAGCCCACGAGAGAACCCTGTATACAGACATAGCCATCGGACTATTAAAGAAGGTGCTTGAAGCAGTTTCTCTCAGTGAAACAAATTGTTCTCTGCTATTTAAAGTACTATTCTAACCTTGGGAATAATCCCACAGAGTTGTGTTTTCTATTGAAACTTTATCTCTACTAATCTGTTCAAActgttttgtgttctttcattCAGATTCAGAAAAAGCGGCGAGACCTGAGGGTGATCGTGGCCTCCGCCACTCTGGATGCTAAGGTGACTGCGTCATTAAGATGAACAAATCAACTTCAGTAGCCAGAGAGAGATTAGATGCATTGATCTGTGAcgcactgtaaaaaaaaaaagacctgttcAAACATCAGATTGAGTGAGAGCTGAAGTCTTacgttttatgtttttctacgAAATTGGAAAATAGTACCTGATAAAAGCGATTTATTGTCACACGATGTGTAACTTGATGGATTTGAAATGcagttgtttttatatttacgACCTGTTGTCTAGAAACACCTCGactttatcttattatttactaaAAATCAATTATCTGAAGAAATTCCACGACTTTTTCAACCTGAACGAGTCTGGGGATCCCAACAAGGACACTTGTGGAATCCTGACGGTGGAAGGACGCACCTTTCCAGTGGACGTCTTCTACACCGTCAGGTAGTCAACACTTTTAATCCAGACTCAGGAGATGGTGTCGGGTTTGCATATGTGGTTTTAAACTTTCAGtatcttttgtttgttgtcagTCCCGTCCCAGACTATGTGAAGGCCACAGTGGAGACGGTGCTGAAGATCCATGAGACGGAGGACGATGGAGACGTCCTGGCTTTTCTCACTGGGCAGGTCGGTTTACACAAATATTAGTTATTTTTAGAGTTATTAAGGACTCATGTTTGAAAGAAGGTTGTAAATATTTCCAGTTGACCGTGTGCTTTTGTATTTCTATAATTAATCTTTCATCCTGTCGTCTTTTTCTCTTTaggaagaggtggagaaagTTGTGTCTCTTCTACAGGACCAGGCCAGGACTCTGTCACGATACGGCatgaagaaacacctgagaaTTTTACCCATGTATGCCGGTCTACCTTACGCAGAGCAGATGAAGGTCTTTGAGAGGTTGTCTTCCTCTGTCCGCAAGGTAAACGTGGAGATTTTCACGAAGAAAACAATGTTCTTTAGCCGAGAAACTAATCAAGCTTCTCGGCTTCTCAGCTTCAAAAGCTTAAGACAGGGTAGAAAAAAACAAGCGACTGATCACAGCAAAACTCAACGTGATGAAAATAGTTGGTAATTATGTGTAAAATAGATGAAATCTGATTTCTTTCTGTCTACTGTTTCTCCCAGGTCGTGGTTGCTACCAACATAGCAGAGACCTCCATCACTATAAACGGTGTCGTCTTTGTCATTGACTGTGCGTTTGTGAAGCTGCGGGCCTACAATCCCTCCAACGCCATCGAATCGCTGGTGGTCACTCCCATCTCTAAGGCGTCAGCGAGCCAGAGGGCCGGGAGGGCAGGACGGAACCGGCCGGGGAAATGCTTCAGGTTGTACACGGGTATGTTTGAGCGTGaaggaagacaggaaaaagATGGAGTGTTTTAGAAAACGTAAAGATTTGTGTGTGGAAGTGTTGCAGTCTTCTCCTCTCCCCCTTCACCACCTCGGCCTTTCATTCCCTGATGATTCTGTTCCTTTCACCAGAGGAGGATTTTGAGAAACTGCCGGCCTCTACTGTGCCAGAGATGCAGCGCTCCAATTTAGCTCCTGTCATCCTGCAGCTCAAAGCGTTAGGCATCGACAACGTGCTGCGGTTCAGCTTCCTTTCTGTGAGTAGCTGGCTACGCATCCACGGGGCGGCTGTGATGTTTCACCCACTGTGAGACGAATTaaaactttacattttaattagcGAAAACGACTTAATGCCCTCTGGGGAAAAATGCATAAGAGTCCATAAAAGTAATGCAGTCAATGTGTGCTCGTGCTTTTAAAGACGTAACGTCGAGAGTCTCATTTAACGTCGTCTTTACATTGAAGAtggattgaatttttttgtgaaatttttttgCAGCCTCCACCGGCTCAGACCATGGTTCAGGCTTTGGAGCTGCTCTATGCTCTGGGAGGtaggaaacaaaaaaagtgaaactgtccTTCAACCACAAGACTAGCGTTCAGCGTCTACAAGCTGAAGCGTCTTTGCAAGAAGAGGTAGAATCTTAACACGTTGTGTTTCCGTCGGCAGGTTTGGATCATTACGGCCGTTTGACTGATCCCATGGGCGTACGGATGGCGGAGTTTCCCCTCAGCCCCATGTTTGCCAAGATGCTATTAGAGTCGGGAAACTTCGGTTGCTCCAAAGAGATCGTTACCATCGCAGCCATGATGCAGATCCAGAATGTTTTCGTGGTGCCGCCCAATCAGAAGAAGCCTTCTGTGAGTGGAAACAAGCTTTTTTCATTCgtccattcatttaaatttcagGGGCTTCCCTGAAGAGTAGCGAGAAGTATAAGATGCTGCACTGCAAAGTTTTACTATAAACCtaggaaataaaaagtaaaagacaaatgAAGCACATGCTGGATATTTAGCATAAATGCTCTGTTAGCGTAACAATTAACCTCCTGTTGCTTTGTCTCCCTTCAGGCTCGAGAACACAGGAAATTTGCAGTGGCTGAGGGAGACCACCTCACTATGCTCAACGTATACGAAGCATTCATTAAGGTACAGTGTAAGTGCTTACTGTATTTAGACTTTACGGCTCAGGCGGTTACCATGGCAGCAGCCTGCGGTGCTTGTGAAAGCCTGAAATGAGAGGTGGAAAAAGTTTAATTGTGGTAACACCTAATTCTTTCCTGCAGCATCAGAAGAGCTCCCAGTGGTGTCAGGAACACTTCCTCAATTATAAGGGTCTGCTGCGGGCGGTGACGGTACGAGAGCAGCTCCGGCGTCTCATGAACAAGTTTAAGGTGCCGTGGACTTCCAGTGAAGGTATGACTCAGGTTTGTTCATCTGATCTGTAGATGGGGTCAGCGTCTGGTGACCTCTTGTCGTAGAATCTCATAAATGTTGCGTTTCGTTGaagaataaacatttttgtggGTCATTTCTAGACTTGAAACCTTTTCTATCGTGTTGTCATACACGAGTTCTTTTCAGTGTTAATGTTCTCTGCTTGTTGCTCCCTTATTTTCACAAGGTGACCCTGATGTGATCTTGAAGTGTATCGTTTTGGGGTTCTTTGCAAACGCGGCCCGCATCCACCATTCTGGTTCCTACCGGTGAGTGAGCTAAGAAACTGTTTCCagcaaaatgaatttattttcataaaacacTCATTTGTTTACTCCGACAGGACTTTACGAGACGACCGCGAGCTTCACATCCACCCCAACTCTGTGCTTTTTGGGGAGAAACCTCCAAAATGGTCAGTTTGTTTTCCCCTCATTCTCATGCGGGTTAATTGACATATCTGCTCCCCCACTTTAACACTTTTTGTTTCTCATTGCCAGGGTTGTTTTCAATGAAGTAGTGCAGACTGCAAAATACTACATGCGTGATGTGACTGCTGTTGAGTCATCCTGGTTGGTTGAGTTGGCCCCCCATTTTTACAAGCAGGCCAAGGTGGGTCATTAAAAGGAAGTGTATCCTCAAtcttgacatgacatgacatgactaTAACTGTTGTGAATGTTCTGAAATAGTCCGTTTGCTGTTTTACCAGTTGTACTATATTATACTAACAGTTATACTATACTGTTATTTATGATTTAACGGTGTCCTCTTCTCTTTCAGCATGGCTCACTGGCCAGCAAAAGATCCCGGGTCCTCTAAATCAAGCCATCACTTCATCGCATTAAGACGggaagatgagaagaaaaacaccCAAGTAGCCACTGTGACTCGCTTCATTTATTGTATATAAAGATGGAATTTATATTTGCTGTCCTTGTTCACCTGCTCAAACCCACCACACTATATGGCCGTGTCTGAATGGGACTAAATGGATCTATTTTTAGTGACAATGCTAACACGTGTGacctggttcttttttttttttttcccagggatGTCATTTATATTTGATGAATGAAAGATGAGATCAGGTGGTGCCTGACTTGTGCTCTTTCATGCATGGCCATATAGTTCACTTTATTCATACTTGTACATAGTCAGAGCAAGCTCAGGTCCAGGGAATGGCTCCTGCGCTCCAAGCCCACCTGGTTCTTggctttgttatttttttaattgctgtaTTTCCCTGTTGCATGACAAATAACGGACGACAACAGAATGTGAGGATGTTTCCCTTTGGGGAAACACGTGgcttaggtttttttttcttagcttCTTTTCAGCTAGCCTCAAATCCTACACCTTTATGATGATACTGTGAAAAGACCGCTTTACTTTTTGATCCTTTTCAGCTCCGTTTTACCACTTTACTGCACTCTAATCCAGCTCTGACATTGTGGCCTTGTTACCACTCTGTGCCAGTTTTTGTTATCAGCCTATTTCGCATTTCAGTTTCAGATGGAATGTGGAAATGCACCCAAGCATTATAAATGACAAGCTGTGAAATCAAAACTAAAAAGTGCCATTCGATCCTGTGAAGAAACGCATGCATTCAGACATGCATCCAAAGCTGTAAAGAAACAGTCGCAGTTTTCAGCCGTCTCTTAACTACCTTTCCtcgtatttttttccccctgttacCGTCAACATCATCCTCCTGGTCTTAAGTAAAATGTGCAgtttatttatccatttatttctAAGATCCATTCCAGACTGaagcatacagtatgttctaCATTTCtgctttagttttatttttatttgtgtggctTTGCTTTTCCTCGCTCT is a genomic window of Antennarius striatus isolate MH-2024 chromosome 2, ASM4005453v1, whole genome shotgun sequence containing:
- the dhx35 gene encoding probable ATP-dependent RNA helicase DHX35; protein product: MAAPLSTRKFWKPGTEAPGISEERELNTETTGSPIIFNPHTSLSIEKQRQKLPVFKHRNNILYLVESYQTVIIVGETGCGKTTQIPQYLVEAGWATEGKVIGVTQPRRVAAISVANRVADERGALLGHEVGYTIRFDDCSDPHATRIKFVTDGMLVREMMADPLLKKYSVLMLDEAHERTLYTDIAIGLLKKIQKKRRDLRVIVASATLDAKKFHDFFNLNESGDPNKDTCGILTVEGRTFPVDVFYTVSPVPDYVKATVETVLKIHETEDDGDVLAFLTGQEEVEKVVSLLQDQARTLSRYGMKKHLRILPMYAGLPYAEQMKVFERLSSSVRKVVVATNIAETSITINGVVFVIDCAFVKLRAYNPSNAIESLVVTPISKASASQRAGRAGRNRPGKCFRLYTEEDFEKLPASTVPEMQRSNLAPVILQLKALGIDNVLRFSFLSPPPAQTMVQALELLYALGGLDHYGRLTDPMGVRMAEFPLSPMFAKMLLESGNFGCSKEIVTIAAMMQIQNVFVVPPNQKKPSAREHRKFAVAEGDHLTMLNVYEAFIKHQKSSQWCQEHFLNYKGLLRAVTVREQLRRLMNKFKVPWTSSEGDPDVILKCIVLGFFANAARIHHSGSYRTLRDDRELHIHPNSVLFGEKPPKWVVFNEVVQTAKYYMRDVTAVESSWLVELAPHFYKQAKHGSLASKRSRVL